A genomic window from Balaenoptera acutorostrata chromosome 20, mBalAcu1.1, whole genome shotgun sequence includes:
- the WIPI1 gene encoding WD repeat domain phosphoinositide-interacting protein 1 isoform X2: protein MEAGAADGPSGGVEEALSCFSFNQDCTSLAIGTKSGYKLFSLSSVEQLDHVHGSNDIPDVCIVERLFSSSLVVVVSRTKPRQMNVYHFKKGTEICSYGYSSNVLSVRLNRQRLLVCLEESIYIHNIKDMKLLKTILDIPPNPTGLCALSINHSNSYVAYPGSRTTGEIVLYDGHALKTVCTIAAHEGALAAIAFNASGSRLASASEKGTVIRVFSVPDGQKLYEFRRGMKRYVTISSLAFSMDSQLLCASSNTETVHIFKLEHLANSQPEEPSTWTSYVGKMFMAATNYLPTQVSDMMNQDRAFATGRLGFSGHRNICTLSTIQKLPRLLVASSSGHLYIYNLDPQDGGDCVLIKTHSLLGSGTADENKENDLRPSLPQSYAATVARSSPSAASTVPGYSEDGGALRGEVIPEHEFAAGPVCLDDENEFPPIILCHGDQKGKTKQS, encoded by the exons ATGGAGGCCGGGGCCGCGGACGGACCCTCGGGCGGGGTCGAGGAGGCGCTCAGCTGCTTCTCGTTCAACCAGGACTGCAC ATCCCTCGCGATTGGAACCAAATCTGGTTATAAGCTGTTTTCTTTGAGTTCTGTGGAGCAGCTTGACCACGTCCATGGAAgca ATGACATCCCCGACGTCTGCATCGTGGAGCGCCTCTTCTCCAGCAGCCTCGTGGTGGTCGTGAGCCGCACGAAGCCTCGCCAGATGAACGTGTACCACTTCAAGAAGGGCACGGAGATCTGCAGCTACGGCTACTCCAGTAACGTCTTGTCCGTCAGGCTGAACCGGCAG AGGCTGCTCGTTTGCCTGGAGGAGTCCATTTACATTCACAACATTAAAGACATGAAGCTTTTGAAGACCATCCTGGATATTCCTCCAAACCCGACAG GTCTGTGTGCCCTGTCCATCAACCATTCCAATTCCTACGTGGCCTATCCTGGGAGCCGGACGACAGGCGAGATCGTGCTCTACGACGGACACGCCCTG AAGACAGTCTGCACCATTGCTGCCCACGAGGGGGCGCTGGCCGCCATTGCCTTCAACGCCTCGGGCTCCAGACTGGCCAGCGCCTCCGAGAAA GGCACTGTCATCCGGGTGTTCTCGGTTCCCGATGGGCAGAAGCTCTATGAGTTTCGGAGAGGCATGAAAAG GTACGTGACGATCAGCTCTCTGGCTTTCAGCATGGACTCGCAACTCCTCTGTGCTTCAAGCAACACGGAGACTGTACACATCTTCAAGCTGGAGCACCTCGCCAACAG CCAACCAGAGGAGCCCTCGACCTGGACCAGCTACGTGGGAAAGATGTTCATGGCTGCGACCAACTACCTCCCCACCCAGGTGTCCGACATGATGAACCAGGACAGGGCCTTTGCCACCGGGCGCCTGGGCTTCTCTGGGCACAGGAACATCTGCACCCTCTCTAC GATCCAGAAGCTGCCGAGGCTCCTGGTGGCATCATCCAGTGGACACCTTTACATCTACAACTTGGACCCTCAGGATGGAGGAGACTGCGTCTTAATCAAGACCCACAG CTTGCTTGGCTCAGGAACTGCcgatgagaataaagaaaatgaccTCAGACCTTCATTACCTCAGTCTTATGCAGCAACTGTAGCCAGATCAAGCCCATCTGCAGCCTCCACGGTGCCAG GTTATTCTGAGGATGGCGGGGCGCTCCGAGGAGAGGTCATCCCCGAACACGAGTTTGCGGCGGGGCCGGTGTGTCTCGATGACGAGAACGAGTTCCCGCCT ATAATCTTGTGCCACGGCGATCAGAAGGGCAAAACGAAGCAGTCCTGA
- the WIPI1 gene encoding WD repeat domain phosphoinositide-interacting protein 1 isoform X1, translated as MEAGAADGPSGGVEEALSCFSFNQDCTSLAIGTKSGYKLFSLSSVEQLDHVHGSNDIPDVCIVERLFSSSLVVVVSRTKPRQMNVYHFKKGTEICSYGYSSNVLSVRLNRQRLLVCLEESIYIHNIKDMKLLKTILDIPPNPTGLCALSINHSNSYVAYPGSRTTGEIVLYDGHALKTVCTIAAHEGALAAIAFNASGSRLASASEKGTVIRVFSVPDGQKLYEFRRGMKRYVTISSLAFSMDSQLLCASSNTETVHIFKLEHLANSQPEEPSTWTSYVGKMFMAATNYLPTQVSDMMNQDRAFATGRLGFSGHRNICTLSTIQKLPRLLVASSSGHLYIYNLDPQDGGDCVLIKTHSLLGSGTADENKENDLRPSLPQSYAATVARSSPSAASTVPDNLVPRRSEGQNEAVLMSSKTAPARRFWRRPGRRMQGVRLCEQNGGSGTRDAACCPAGSSQPRWPVGAGAAANPRPAVVASVS; from the exons ATGGAGGCCGGGGCCGCGGACGGACCCTCGGGCGGGGTCGAGGAGGCGCTCAGCTGCTTCTCGTTCAACCAGGACTGCAC ATCCCTCGCGATTGGAACCAAATCTGGTTATAAGCTGTTTTCTTTGAGTTCTGTGGAGCAGCTTGACCACGTCCATGGAAgca ATGACATCCCCGACGTCTGCATCGTGGAGCGCCTCTTCTCCAGCAGCCTCGTGGTGGTCGTGAGCCGCACGAAGCCTCGCCAGATGAACGTGTACCACTTCAAGAAGGGCACGGAGATCTGCAGCTACGGCTACTCCAGTAACGTCTTGTCCGTCAGGCTGAACCGGCAG AGGCTGCTCGTTTGCCTGGAGGAGTCCATTTACATTCACAACATTAAAGACATGAAGCTTTTGAAGACCATCCTGGATATTCCTCCAAACCCGACAG GTCTGTGTGCCCTGTCCATCAACCATTCCAATTCCTACGTGGCCTATCCTGGGAGCCGGACGACAGGCGAGATCGTGCTCTACGACGGACACGCCCTG AAGACAGTCTGCACCATTGCTGCCCACGAGGGGGCGCTGGCCGCCATTGCCTTCAACGCCTCGGGCTCCAGACTGGCCAGCGCCTCCGAGAAA GGCACTGTCATCCGGGTGTTCTCGGTTCCCGATGGGCAGAAGCTCTATGAGTTTCGGAGAGGCATGAAAAG GTACGTGACGATCAGCTCTCTGGCTTTCAGCATGGACTCGCAACTCCTCTGTGCTTCAAGCAACACGGAGACTGTACACATCTTCAAGCTGGAGCACCTCGCCAACAG CCAACCAGAGGAGCCCTCGACCTGGACCAGCTACGTGGGAAAGATGTTCATGGCTGCGACCAACTACCTCCCCACCCAGGTGTCCGACATGATGAACCAGGACAGGGCCTTTGCCACCGGGCGCCTGGGCTTCTCTGGGCACAGGAACATCTGCACCCTCTCTAC GATCCAGAAGCTGCCGAGGCTCCTGGTGGCATCATCCAGTGGACACCTTTACATCTACAACTTGGACCCTCAGGATGGAGGAGACTGCGTCTTAATCAAGACCCACAG CTTGCTTGGCTCAGGAACTGCcgatgagaataaagaaaatgaccTCAGACCTTCATTACCTCAGTCTTATGCAGCAACTGTAGCCAGATCAAGCCCATCTGCAGCCTCCACGGTGCCAG ATAATCTTGTGCCACGGCGATCAGAAGGGCAAAACGAAGCAGTCCTGATGAGCAGCAAGACCGCCCCTGCCAGGCGGTTTTGGAGACGCCCGGGAAGGCGGATGCAAGGCGTGCGGTTGTGTGAGCAGAATGGGGGGTCAGGAACCCGGGACGCGGCTTGCTGCCCAGCAGGCTCTTCTCAGCCCCGGTGGCCGGTGGGTGCGGGAGCTGCTGCGAACCCACGTCCTGCCGTTGTTGCAAGTGTGTCCTAG
- the WIPI1 gene encoding WD repeat domain phosphoinositide-interacting protein 1 isoform X3 produces the protein MNVYHFKKGTEICSYGYSSNVLSVRLNRQRLLVCLEESIYIHNIKDMKLLKTILDIPPNPTGLCALSINHSNSYVAYPGSRTTGEIVLYDGHALKTVCTIAAHEGALAAIAFNASGSRLASASEKGTVIRVFSVPDGQKLYEFRRGMKRYVTISSLAFSMDSQLLCASSNTETVHIFKLEHLANSQPEEPSTWTSYVGKMFMAATNYLPTQVSDMMNQDRAFATGRLGFSGHRNICTLSTIQKLPRLLVASSSGHLYIYNLDPQDGGDCVLIKTHSLLGSGTADENKENDLRPSLPQSYAATVARSSPSAASTVPDNLVPRRSEGQNEAVLMSSKTAPARRFWRRPGRRMQGVRLCEQNGGSGTRDAACCPAGSSQPRWPVGAGAAANPRPAVVASVS, from the exons ATGAACGTGTACCACTTCAAGAAGGGCACGGAGATCTGCAGCTACGGCTACTCCAGTAACGTCTTGTCCGTCAGGCTGAACCGGCAG AGGCTGCTCGTTTGCCTGGAGGAGTCCATTTACATTCACAACATTAAAGACATGAAGCTTTTGAAGACCATCCTGGATATTCCTCCAAACCCGACAG GTCTGTGTGCCCTGTCCATCAACCATTCCAATTCCTACGTGGCCTATCCTGGGAGCCGGACGACAGGCGAGATCGTGCTCTACGACGGACACGCCCTG AAGACAGTCTGCACCATTGCTGCCCACGAGGGGGCGCTGGCCGCCATTGCCTTCAACGCCTCGGGCTCCAGACTGGCCAGCGCCTCCGAGAAA GGCACTGTCATCCGGGTGTTCTCGGTTCCCGATGGGCAGAAGCTCTATGAGTTTCGGAGAGGCATGAAAAG GTACGTGACGATCAGCTCTCTGGCTTTCAGCATGGACTCGCAACTCCTCTGTGCTTCAAGCAACACGGAGACTGTACACATCTTCAAGCTGGAGCACCTCGCCAACAG CCAACCAGAGGAGCCCTCGACCTGGACCAGCTACGTGGGAAAGATGTTCATGGCTGCGACCAACTACCTCCCCACCCAGGTGTCCGACATGATGAACCAGGACAGGGCCTTTGCCACCGGGCGCCTGGGCTTCTCTGGGCACAGGAACATCTGCACCCTCTCTAC GATCCAGAAGCTGCCGAGGCTCCTGGTGGCATCATCCAGTGGACACCTTTACATCTACAACTTGGACCCTCAGGATGGAGGAGACTGCGTCTTAATCAAGACCCACAG CTTGCTTGGCTCAGGAACTGCcgatgagaataaagaaaatgaccTCAGACCTTCATTACCTCAGTCTTATGCAGCAACTGTAGCCAGATCAAGCCCATCTGCAGCCTCCACGGTGCCAG ATAATCTTGTGCCACGGCGATCAGAAGGGCAAAACGAAGCAGTCCTGATGAGCAGCAAGACCGCCCCTGCCAGGCGGTTTTGGAGACGCCCGGGAAGGCGGATGCAAGGCGTGCGGTTGTGTGAGCAGAATGGGGGGTCAGGAACCCGGGACGCGGCTTGCTGCCCAGCAGGCTCTTCTCAGCCCCGGTGGCCGGTGGGTGCGGGAGCTGCTGCGAACCCACGTCCTGCCGTTGTTGCAAGTGTGTCCTAG